Proteins from a single region of Vicinamibacteria bacterium:
- a CDS encoding 2'-5' RNA ligase family protein, producing the protein MGRAADDTAVGMSLWLMPESGVGDRLRVLIEGLARRHRTPSFPPHLTLLGGIPGPEEDALSRVAGLARGLGPIAIRLVDVETSDEYFRCVFVRAEPTEALRAAHVGARAAFANVASTPFRPHLSLLYGRLEPPERAAVLQELGGTLELAFEASRLHVFRTQGPPRDWRPRGAFPLGG; encoded by the coding sequence ATGGGTCGCGCCGCGGACGACACCGCAGTGGGGATGTCCCTCTGGCTGATGCCGGAAAGCGGGGTCGGGGACCGCTTGCGCGTGCTGATCGAGGGGCTGGCCCGCCGCCACCGCACGCCCTCCTTCCCCCCCCACCTGACCTTGCTCGGGGGCATCCCGGGGCCCGAGGAGGACGCTCTGTCTCGCGTCGCCGGACTCGCCCGTGGCCTGGGGCCGATCGCCATCCGCCTGGTGGACGTAGAGACCAGCGACGAGTACTTCCGCTGCGTGTTCGTGCGGGCGGAGCCGACGGAGGCGCTGCGGGCGGCGCACGTCGGTGCCCGCGCGGCCTTCGCCAACGTCGCCTCCACACCCTTCCGGCCCCACCTGAGCCTCCTCTACGGCCGGCTCGAGCCCCCCGAGCGAGCGGCTGTCCTCCAGGAGCTCGGAGGAACGCTGGAGTTGGCCTTTGAAGCCTCCCGGCTGCACGTGTTCCGCACTCAGGGCCCGCCGCGGGACTGGCGGCCGCGGGGGGCCTTCCCTTTGGGAGGCTGA
- a CDS encoding DUF72 domain-containing protein — protein sequence MRVRVGTSGYSYKEWKGSFYPAELKEPDMLRFYSERLSTVEINNTFYRMPTLALLNRWAGEVGEGFTFVLKAPQRITHRKRLLDAAEDVGYFFETAGALGPKLGPVLFQLPPFLKKDLPRLVDFLALLPAGRPVAFEFRHASWFEDEVYEALRARGAVLCAADTDESGEEGMPLVPTAAWGYLRLRRADYDEAALRAWADRIRSQPWEQAFVFFKHEDAGKGPALALQLLARLSL from the coding sequence ATGCGCGTCCGAGTGGGCACGAGCGGCTACAGCTACAAGGAGTGGAAGGGGAGCTTCTACCCCGCGGAGCTCAAGGAGCCGGACATGCTCCGCTTCTACTCGGAGCGGCTCTCCACCGTCGAGATCAACAACACCTTCTACCGGATGCCCACCCTCGCCCTCCTCAACCGATGGGCGGGGGAGGTTGGGGAGGGTTTCACCTTCGTCCTCAAGGCCCCCCAGCGCATCACCCACCGGAAGCGCCTCCTGGACGCGGCCGAGGATGTCGGCTACTTCTTCGAGACCGCGGGCGCCCTCGGCCCCAAGCTCGGCCCCGTCCTCTTCCAACTCCCCCCCTTCCTGAAGAAGGACCTCCCCCGGCTCGTCGACTTCCTGGCCCTCCTGCCCGCGGGGCGGCCGGTGGCCTTCGAGTTCCGCCACGCCTCCTGGTTCGAGGACGAGGTGTACGAGGCCCTCCGCGCGCGGGGGGCCGTTCTCTGTGCGGCGGACACCGACGAGTCCGGGGAGGAAGGCATGCCGCTGGTCCCTACCGCGGCCTGGGGCTACCTCAGGCTGCGCCGTGCCGACTACGACGAGGCCGCCCTTCGGGCCTGGGCCGACCGCATCCGGTCCCAACCCTGGGAGCAAGCCTTCGTCTTCTTCAAGCACGAGGACGCGGGCAAGGGTCCGGCCCTGGCCCTCCAGCTTTTGGCGCGCCTCAGCCTTTGA
- the ligD gene encoding DNA ligase D codes for MPVRKRPPKDEPLRAYRAQRSADRTPEPFADEAAAAALTVAPAAEVRSSLVRLGALRRPIRATDVKMMLAETREGPFSAPGWIFELKYDGFRVVAGKEDGKPHLVYRKGSDATAIFPEVARALPALPFEGLVLDGEVVILDEEARPSFQRLQKRALLTRGADITRAAVDLPATYFAFDLLGFEDIDLRPLPLSERKGLLRQVLPRAGPLRFVDYIEEQGEAFYEEVGRMRLEGMVAKKADSPYRPGRSPDWLKVRVDRTGDFVVVGFTAPQGGRVGFGALHLATYERGNLVYAGRVGTGFNDDQLQKLRAELEQDRRLTPPCTGPLPPDKATVWVEPRRVVEVRYKEWTGEGLLRQPVFQRFRDDKPIEECVREGQGGMSEPLPPPIVSNEPAPERKVPFSNLDKIFWPQEGYTKGDLIAFYRAVSPWLLPYLKDRPLVLARYPDGITGKNFFQKDAPDFVPGRVRLERIWSEHAQREIDYFIADDEETLLYIINLGTIPLHIWASRIADITHPDWCILDLDPKEAPFADVVQVAQAIHDLAEEMETPSFVKTSGSTGIHVLVPLGGQCTFEQGRTLGELMARVVAERRPEIATTIRLPASRGGRVYVDFLQNGHGKLLAAPFSARPVPGAKVSTPLAWSEVKAGLDPARFTIRTMPERLRALKEDPLRGLLSEKPDLGRALARLTGLIKG; via the coding sequence ATGCCGGTCCGGAAGCGGCCGCCCAAAGACGAGCCCCTACGGGCGTATCGCGCGCAGCGATCGGCCGACCGCACCCCGGAACCCTTCGCGGACGAGGCGGCCGCGGCCGCCCTAACCGTCGCGCCCGCGGCCGAGGTGCGCTCCAGCCTCGTCCGCCTGGGCGCTCTCCGGCGCCCCATCCGGGCGACAGACGTGAAGATGATGCTGGCGGAGACGCGCGAGGGACCCTTCTCCGCGCCCGGCTGGATCTTCGAGCTGAAGTACGACGGCTTCCGGGTCGTGGCTGGCAAGGAGGACGGCAAGCCCCACCTCGTCTACCGGAAGGGCAGCGATGCCACCGCGATCTTCCCGGAGGTGGCGCGGGCGCTGCCGGCCCTCCCTTTTGAGGGGCTGGTCCTGGACGGCGAGGTCGTCATCCTCGACGAGGAGGCTCGGCCCAGCTTCCAGCGCCTCCAGAAACGAGCCCTCCTCACCCGGGGCGCGGACATCACGCGGGCGGCGGTGGACCTGCCCGCTACCTACTTCGCCTTCGACCTGCTTGGCTTCGAGGATATCGACCTCCGGCCCCTCCCCCTCTCCGAGCGCAAGGGGCTCCTGCGCCAGGTCCTGCCGCGCGCGGGTCCGCTCCGCTTCGTCGACTACATCGAGGAGCAGGGGGAAGCCTTCTACGAGGAGGTGGGCCGCATGCGCCTGGAGGGGATGGTGGCCAAGAAGGCCGACTCCCCCTATCGGCCCGGCCGCTCCCCGGACTGGCTGAAGGTGAGGGTGGACCGCACCGGCGATTTCGTGGTGGTGGGTTTCACGGCCCCCCAGGGGGGGAGGGTCGGATTCGGAGCCTTGCACCTGGCCACGTACGAGCGAGGCAACCTCGTTTACGCGGGCCGGGTGGGGACCGGGTTCAACGACGACCAGCTCCAGAAACTGCGCGCGGAGCTGGAGCAGGACCGCCGCCTCACCCCCCCCTGCACGGGGCCCCTGCCCCCCGACAAAGCGACGGTCTGGGTGGAACCGCGCCGCGTGGTCGAGGTCCGCTACAAGGAGTGGACGGGCGAGGGCCTGCTGCGGCAGCCCGTTTTCCAGCGCTTCCGCGATGACAAGCCCATCGAGGAATGCGTGCGCGAGGGGCAGGGGGGGATGTCCGAACCGTTGCCCCCCCCCATCGTCTCGAACGAGCCGGCCCCCGAGCGCAAGGTCCCCTTCTCGAACCTCGACAAGATCTTCTGGCCGCAGGAGGGCTACACCAAGGGGGACCTCATTGCGTTCTACCGGGCGGTCTCGCCGTGGCTTCTGCCCTACCTGAAGGACCGCCCCCTCGTCCTCGCCCGCTATCCGGACGGCATCACGGGCAAGAACTTCTTCCAGAAGGACGCCCCCGACTTCGTTCCCGGCCGGGTCCGGCTGGAAAGGATCTGGAGCGAGCACGCCCAGCGCGAGATCGACTACTTCATCGCCGACGACGAGGAGACCCTGCTCTACATCATCAATCTGGGTACGATCCCCCTCCACATCTGGGCCAGCCGGATCGCGGACATCACCCATCCCGACTGGTGCATCCTGGATCTGGACCCCAAGGAGGCGCCGTTCGCGGACGTGGTGCAGGTGGCGCAGGCGATCCACGACCTCGCGGAGGAGATGGAGACGCCCTCGTTCGTGAAGACGAGCGGCTCCACCGGCATCCACGTCCTCGTCCCCCTGGGCGGGCAATGCACGTTCGAGCAGGGAAGGACCTTGGGCGAGCTGATGGCGCGGGTCGTCGCGGAGCGCCGGCCCGAGATTGCCACCACCATCCGCCTGCCCGCCTCGCGGGGAGGGCGGGTTTATGTGGACTTCCTCCAGAACGGCCACGGCAAACTTCTGGCCGCCCCTTTCAGCGCGCGTCCGGTGCCGGGGGCCAAAGTCTCCACACCCCTCGCCTGGAGCGAGGTCAAGGCGGGCCTGGATCCCGCCCGCTTCACTATCCGCACCATGCCCGAGCGACTACGCGCGCTGAAGGAGGACCCCCTGCGGGGACTCCTGAGCGAGAAGCCCGACCTCGGCCGGGCCCTGGCCCGGCTCACCGGCCTGATCAAAGGCTGA
- a CDS encoding YpdA family putative bacillithiol disulfide reductase: MAEAPREVLVVGAGPAGLATAIAALQAGLDYEVVEKGVLVNSIFHFPRHMIFFTTPELLEIGGLPFVTPYEKPTQGEALRYYRRVTDTFRLNLALGEEVRAIERRDGVFRVLTRSAAGAERSRTARQVVLATGYYDHPNPLDVPGEDLPHVSHYYAEPHAFYRKPVVVVGGKNSAAIAALELHRAGARVTLVHRHPRLGESIKYWIKPDIENRIKEGAVAARFETRVLEIRPDRVVVEGPGGKEELSAEGVFLLTGYHPDVELFRRAGVRVDEATLKPEHDPATLESNVPGLYVAGAVVSGRETGRIFIENGRFHGEMIVKAISARRGRA, from the coding sequence ATGGCGGAGGCGCCCCGTGAAGTGCTCGTAGTGGGGGCCGGGCCCGCGGGCCTGGCCACCGCCATCGCTGCCCTTCAGGCCGGCCTCGACTACGAAGTCGTGGAGAAGGGCGTGCTCGTGAACTCGATCTTCCATTTCCCCCGGCACATGATCTTCTTCACCACCCCGGAGCTGCTCGAGATTGGCGGCCTCCCCTTCGTCACTCCCTACGAGAAGCCGACCCAGGGGGAGGCCCTCCGCTACTACCGGCGGGTGACCGACACCTTTCGCCTCAACCTGGCCCTCGGAGAGGAGGTGCGCGCGATCGAGCGGCGAGACGGTGTCTTTCGCGTCCTCACCCGGTCCGCGGCGGGAGCCGAGCGCTCGCGGACGGCCCGCCAAGTGGTGCTCGCCACCGGGTACTACGACCACCCGAACCCCCTCGATGTCCCCGGCGAGGACCTGCCCCACGTCTCCCACTACTACGCGGAGCCGCACGCCTTCTACCGCAAGCCGGTGGTGGTGGTCGGGGGCAAGAACTCCGCTGCCATCGCCGCCCTCGAGCTCCACCGCGCCGGGGCCCGGGTGACCCTCGTGCATCGGCACCCCCGCCTCGGAGAGTCGATCAAGTACTGGATCAAGCCCGATATAGAGAACCGGATCAAGGAGGGTGCGGTGGCCGCCCGTTTCGAGACGCGGGTCTTGGAGATCCGCCCCGACCGCGTTGTCGTGGAGGGCCCGGGCGGGAAGGAGGAGCTCTCGGCCGAGGGCGTCTTCCTCCTCACCGGCTACCACCCCGATGTCGAGCTCTTCCGTCGGGCGGGCGTGCGCGTCGATGAGGCCACCCTCAAGCCCGAGCACGACCCGGCCACCCTCGAGAGCAACGTTCCCGGCCTCTACGTCGCGGGGGCGGTGGTCTCGGGGCGGGAGACGGGCCGCATCTTCATCGAGAACGGACGCTTCCATGGGGAGATGATCGTCAAGGCGATCTCCGCCCGGCGTGGCCGGGCCTGA
- a CDS encoding Ku protein — MSARSIGTGTISFGMVSIPIRLYSAGESSAAISFNLLHAKCKSRLKQQYTCPKDNEIVPRDQMVKGYEFSKDQYVSFTEDELKSMAEEAQKAIEITEFVPASQVDPIYFDGAYYLGPDKGGEKAYKLLSEAMKQTGRSALAKWAARGKQYLVLIRPTASGLVMQQLLYADEVRSFAEVPVGEAEVKEPELKLAVQLVEQIASDEFHPENYTDEVRKRYLEAIQRKVEGQEVTTAPEAPRAQIIDLMEALKASLANKAAAAAAASESEAATGTEGARPAKRSLRAPEARRSSRGSAKPGKR; from the coding sequence ATGTCAGCTCGCTCTATCGGCACCGGCACTATTTCCTTCGGCATGGTCTCGATCCCGATCCGACTCTATTCGGCGGGCGAGTCCTCCGCCGCCATCTCCTTCAACCTGCTTCACGCCAAATGCAAATCCAGGCTGAAGCAGCAATACACCTGTCCCAAGGACAACGAGATCGTCCCCCGCGACCAGATGGTGAAAGGCTACGAGTTCTCGAAGGACCAGTACGTGAGCTTCACGGAAGATGAGCTGAAGTCGATGGCCGAGGAGGCGCAAAAGGCCATCGAGATCACGGAGTTCGTCCCCGCCTCGCAGGTCGACCCGATCTACTTCGACGGGGCCTATTACCTCGGGCCCGACAAGGGGGGGGAGAAGGCCTACAAGCTCCTATCCGAGGCCATGAAACAGACCGGCCGCTCCGCGCTCGCCAAGTGGGCGGCCCGCGGCAAGCAGTACCTGGTGCTTATCCGCCCCACGGCGAGCGGCCTCGTCATGCAGCAACTCCTCTATGCGGACGAGGTGCGCTCCTTCGCCGAGGTGCCGGTGGGCGAGGCCGAGGTCAAGGAGCCGGAGTTGAAGCTGGCCGTCCAGCTCGTGGAGCAGATCGCCTCCGACGAGTTCCATCCCGAGAACTACACGGACGAGGTGCGCAAGCGGTACCTAGAGGCCATCCAACGCAAGGTGGAGGGGCAGGAAGTCACGACCGCCCCGGAGGCGCCGCGCGCCCAGATCATCGACCTCATGGAGGCCTTGAAAGCCAGCTTGGCCAACAAGGCCGCGGCCGCCGCCGCCGCCTCTGAGTCGGAGGCGGCCACCGGCACCGAGGGAGCCCGTCCCGCGAAGCGCTCGCTCAGGGCCCCCGAGGCCCGCCGCAGCTCGCGGGGGAGCGCCAAGCCCGGAAAGCGCTAG
- a CDS encoding sigma-70 family RNA polymerase sigma factor: MSEGSKDASDVSRVLAGDSDGFEGIVRRWQRPLVNLAWRFCRDRATSEDMAQEAFVKAFRSLRSFRGQAAFGTWLTAIALNTYRSRLRNQGAPLLSLDAARLLALAPGAARQLEDAERAEAVRRAVLALPGRYRDVIILFYFQEMDLAETARILGAAEGTVKARLYRGRELLKSRCALLAPAAARTPGPEE, translated from the coding sequence ATGAGCGAGGGAAGCAAAGATGCCTCCGACGTGTCTCGGGTGCTGGCCGGGGACTCCGATGGCTTCGAGGGCATAGTGCGGCGCTGGCAGCGTCCCCTGGTCAATCTGGCCTGGCGCTTTTGCCGAGACCGGGCGACGTCGGAGGACATGGCCCAGGAGGCCTTCGTGAAGGCGTTCCGATCGCTTCGCAGCTTCCGAGGCCAGGCCGCCTTCGGGACCTGGCTCACGGCGATCGCCCTCAACACGTACCGTTCGCGGCTGCGAAATCAGGGGGCCCCGCTCCTGAGCCTGGACGCCGCCCGCCTGCTCGCTCTCGCCCCCGGCGCCGCCCGCCAGCTCGAGGATGCCGAGCGGGCCGAGGCCGTGCGGCGGGCGGTGCTCGCGTTGCCCGGGCGCTACCGAGACGTCATCATCCTGTTCTACTTCCAGGAGATGGACTTAGCGGAGACCGCCCGAATCCTAGGGGCGGCGGAAGGAACGGTGAAGGCCCGGCTTTATCGCGGGCGAGAACTCCTGAAAAGCCGCTGCGCGCTTCTGGCGCCCGCGGCGGCGCGGACGCCCGGGCCGGAGGAGTGA
- a CDS encoding uracil-DNA glycosylase — protein MEEATTPRHAQNPACPADPGLGLKLGQGYTFGYDAPVPRDSMGRVTRDVVACGRCPRLRAWCREVARVKVRRFREETYWARPVPGFGDPKARLLIVGLAPAAHGGNRTGRVFTGDRSGDFLFAALHRAGFASQPTSIARTDGLSLRDCYIAPLARCAPPANKPTREELLNCRPYLQREWRLLTGVRAILALGKVAMDGFLNMLQDEGRMPARKAHAFGHGVVHDLGEGLLLFASYHPSQQNTFTGKLTPQSFDAVLGAISRHLDRPGAASS, from the coding sequence ATGGAAGAGGCGACGACACCACGGCACGCCCAGAATCCAGCTTGCCCGGCGGACCCGGGGCTCGGCCTGAAGCTCGGCCAAGGGTACACGTTCGGTTACGATGCTCCCGTGCCGCGCGACTCCATGGGCCGGGTGACCCGCGACGTCGTGGCGTGCGGGCGCTGCCCACGCCTCCGCGCCTGGTGCCGGGAGGTGGCCCGGGTCAAGGTCCGACGGTTCCGGGAGGAGACCTATTGGGCACGTCCGGTGCCGGGCTTCGGAGATCCCAAGGCGCGGCTGCTCATCGTGGGCCTGGCCCCCGCCGCCCACGGCGGAAATCGCACCGGCCGGGTATTCACGGGCGACCGTTCCGGCGACTTCCTCTTCGCCGCCCTCCACCGCGCGGGCTTCGCCAGCCAGCCGACGTCCATCGCCCGCACGGACGGACTCTCTCTCCGCGACTGCTACATCGCGCCCCTCGCGCGCTGCGCGCCCCCTGCCAACAAGCCCACGCGGGAGGAGCTCCTGAACTGTCGCCCCTACCTCCAGCGGGAGTGGCGGCTTCTCACGGGAGTCCGTGCCATACTGGCCCTGGGGAAGGTAGCCATGGACGGTTTTTTGAACATGCTTCAGGACGAGGGCCGCATGCCCGCCCGCAAGGCCCACGCCTTCGGTCACGGAGTGGTGCACGACCTGGGTGAAGGGCTCCTCCTCTTCGCCTCCTACCACCCCTCGCAACAGAACACGTTCACGGGGAAGCTGACCCCGCAAAGCTTCGACGCCGTCCTCGGGGCCATTAGCCGTCACCTCGACCGTCCAGGAGCCGCGAGCTCATGA
- a CDS encoding alpha/beta hydrolase family protein, whose product MRRALPLLLLLAAPAAAEMRNGTFASPALGREVSYAVDLPPSYAAGERRYPVLYVLHGLFESHTFWERRGLHAALERMRERGEVPEFLVVAVDGGNSFFVNGPGGKFEDLVTRDLIAHVESTYRVQPGREGRALLGISMGGYAALRIALKEPRLYRAVVAHSAMLLQAIPDPAQGAGRWHMAAFNKVFGDPIDRALWTASDPLALAEKADPQTAPALYFDCGTEDRYGLYAGAEDLHRRLSARGVVHTFALRPGNHGYEFVLSVLDQSLRFAGEAWRDRGPTAPATGKDTRP is encoded by the coding sequence ATGAGAAGGGCCCTCCCCCTCCTCCTGCTTCTCGCCGCCCCCGCGGCGGCGGAGATGCGCAACGGCACCTTCGCCTCCCCGGCCCTGGGTCGGGAGGTGAGCTACGCGGTGGATCTGCCCCCCTCCTATGCCGCTGGGGAGCGGCGGTACCCCGTGCTCTACGTCCTGCACGGCCTCTTCGAGAGCCACACCTTCTGGGAACGGCGCGGCCTGCACGCCGCCCTCGAGAGGATGCGGGAGCGCGGCGAGGTGCCGGAGTTCCTGGTGGTGGCGGTGGACGGGGGAAACTCCTTCTTCGTGAACGGCCCGGGCGGCAAGTTCGAGGATCTCGTCACCCGCGACCTCATCGCGCATGTGGAGTCCACCTACCGCGTGCAGCCAGGGCGCGAGGGGCGGGCCCTGCTCGGCATCTCCATGGGCGGCTACGCGGCCCTCCGCATTGCCCTCAAGGAGCCCCGCCTCTATCGGGCGGTGGTCGCCCACAGCGCGATGCTGCTCCAGGCCATCCCCGACCCCGCCCAGGGGGCGGGCCGCTGGCACATGGCCGCCTTCAACAAGGTCTTCGGCGACCCCATCGATCGCGCGCTCTGGACCGCCTCCGACCCCCTGGCCCTGGCCGAGAAGGCCGATCCCCAGACCGCCCCCGCCCTCTACTTCGACTGCGGCACCGAGGACCGCTACGGGCTCTACGCGGGCGCCGAAGACCTGCACCGACGCCTCTCCGCCCGGGGGGTCGTCCACACCTTCGCCCTCCGCCCCGGGAATCACGGATACGAGTTCGTGCTCTCCGTCCTCGACCAGAGCCTCCGCTTCGCGGGGGAGGCGTGGCGGGACCGCGGCCCTACCGCTCCCGCCACCGGAAAGGACACCCGCCCATGA
- a CDS encoding ABC transporter permease, whose protein sequence is MALPLSYNVRNVRHRWQVTMLAVSGIALVVAVFTVLMAMSEGFSRALRSTGRPDNAMIVQRGSASELTSWIPIDHRNLILVRDEVARDAEGQPLASPEDVVVTMKPKKDGSPTNVTVRGVTPKAFDVRGGIKILAGRRFTPGLYEVMVGDKIARRVQGLELGSSVKLQKHEWKVVGTFSSQGGAFESEIWGDADVMGVDFGRTGGYNAMSVRLKPGADVTELDHWIRSNPQMQLQAVSERKYYDDQAGPLAKILRQLANFVAVIMGVGAVFGAMNTMYAIVAARTREIGTLRALGFSRSAILFSFVVESVTLALAGGAIGCLLAVPMNGYSTGTGQTQSFSEIAFAFQITPGIVMASVTFAVVMGVIGGLLPSVRAARLPITSALREA, encoded by the coding sequence ATGGCTCTTCCCCTTTCCTACAACGTGCGCAACGTACGCCACCGGTGGCAGGTGACCATGCTCGCCGTCTCCGGCATCGCCCTCGTGGTGGCTGTCTTCACCGTCCTCATGGCGATGTCGGAGGGCTTCTCGCGCGCCCTGCGCTCCACCGGTCGGCCGGACAACGCGATGATCGTCCAGCGCGGGTCCGCCTCCGAGCTCACCTCCTGGATCCCCATCGACCACCGCAACCTCATCCTCGTCCGCGACGAGGTGGCGCGGGACGCGGAGGGCCAGCCCCTGGCCTCCCCCGAGGACGTGGTCGTGACCATGAAGCCGAAGAAGGACGGCAGCCCCACCAACGTCACCGTCCGGGGGGTCACCCCCAAGGCCTTCGACGTGCGCGGCGGCATCAAGATCCTGGCCGGACGCCGCTTCACGCCCGGCCTCTACGAGGTCATGGTGGGGGACAAGATCGCCCGCCGGGTGCAGGGCCTGGAGCTGGGCTCGTCGGTGAAGCTGCAGAAGCACGAGTGGAAGGTGGTCGGCACCTTCTCGTCGCAGGGGGGTGCCTTCGAGAGCGAGATATGGGGAGACGCCGACGTCATGGGCGTCGACTTCGGCCGCACCGGAGGCTACAACGCCATGAGCGTGCGGCTCAAGCCCGGCGCCGACGTCACCGAACTGGACCACTGGATCCGCTCCAACCCCCAGATGCAGCTCCAGGCGGTCTCGGAGCGCAAGTACTACGACGACCAGGCGGGGCCGCTGGCCAAGATCCTGCGCCAGCTCGCCAACTTCGTGGCCGTGATCATGGGGGTAGGTGCGGTGTTCGGAGCCATGAACACGATGTACGCGATCGTGGCCGCGCGCACCCGCGAGATCGGCACCCTGCGCGCCCTGGGCTTCTCGCGAAGCGCCATCCTCTTCTCTTTCGTGGTGGAATCCGTGACCCTGGCCCTGGCGGGGGGCGCCATCGGCTGCCTGCTCGCCGTCCCCATGAACGGCTACTCCACGGGCACCGGGCAGACCCAGAGCTTCAGCGAGATCGCCTTCGCCTTCCAGATTACGCCCGGCATCGTGATGGCCTCGGTCACGTTCGCGGTGGTCATGGGCGTGATCGGTGGGCTTCTCCCCTCCGTCCGGGCGGCCCGCCTCCCCATCACCTCCGCGCTCCGGGAGGCCTGA
- a CDS encoding ABC transporter permease, whose product MKFLPFVLKHLRRNWIRTLSTVIAMSVCIFLFCTLQTVLASINGMLESTSASRLVTRNAVSLVFNLPRSYEQRIAGLPGIKRVAISSWFGGSLPAKKEGKAEEGTASTTDWSNFFPNMAVEAEPFFQMYPEYKIPPDDFKAFQEDLQGCVIGRKLATKFGWKVGDHFFLESFIPPYRKTSGPFEFVVRAIFDTDATHPNTDSNLMLFHFKYLDESVGQHVGAGTYMIEINDPGQAGAVSKAVDATFENSDNQTHTETEQAFAASFVAMAGNLAFLLNSIGLAVSFTILLVTANTMSMAVRERRTEIAVLKTLGFSSLQVLGLIVAEALALGALGGGLGLAGSQGLMWFLTHTPGIRDMLAGLGLSELHLKPMIAAVGFAVALGLGFAAGFGPALNAYRARITDMLRTV is encoded by the coding sequence ATGAAGTTCTTGCCTTTCGTGCTCAAGCACCTGCGGCGGAACTGGATCCGCACCCTGTCGACGGTGATCGCCATGTCGGTCTGCATATTCCTCTTCTGCACGCTGCAGACGGTGCTGGCCTCCATCAACGGCATGCTCGAGAGTACGAGCGCCAGCCGGCTCGTCACCCGCAACGCGGTGAGCCTGGTCTTCAACCTCCCGCGCTCCTACGAGCAGCGCATCGCGGGGCTACCGGGGATCAAACGGGTGGCGATCTCCTCCTGGTTCGGGGGCTCCCTCCCCGCCAAGAAAGAGGGCAAGGCCGAGGAAGGCACCGCATCCACCACGGACTGGAGCAACTTCTTCCCCAACATGGCGGTGGAAGCGGAGCCCTTCTTCCAGATGTACCCGGAGTACAAGATCCCGCCCGACGATTTCAAGGCCTTCCAGGAGGACCTGCAGGGCTGCGTGATCGGGCGCAAGCTGGCGACCAAGTTCGGCTGGAAGGTCGGCGACCACTTCTTCCTGGAGAGCTTCATCCCGCCCTACCGGAAGACGAGCGGCCCCTTCGAGTTCGTGGTGCGCGCCATTTTCGACACCGACGCCACCCACCCCAATACCGACTCCAACCTGATGCTCTTCCACTTCAAGTACCTCGACGAGAGCGTGGGGCAGCACGTGGGGGCGGGTACCTACATGATCGAGATCAACGATCCCGGTCAGGCGGGCGCGGTGAGCAAGGCCGTCGACGCCACCTTCGAAAACAGCGACAACCAGACCCACACCGAGACCGAGCAGGCCTTCGCGGCTAGCTTCGTGGCCATGGCCGGCAACCTGGCCTTCCTCCTCAACAGCATCGGCCTGGCCGTGAGCTTCACCATCCTCCTCGTCACCGCCAACACCATGAGCATGGCCGTGCGCGAGCGGCGCACGGAGATCGCCGTCCTCAAGACGCTGGGCTTCTCCAGCCTCCAGGTGCTGGGGCTGATCGTGGCGGAAGCGCTGGCCCTGGGCGCCCTGGGCGGCGGCCTGGGCCTGGCCGGGAGCCAGGGCCTCATGTGGTTCCTGACCCATACGCCGGGCATCCGGGACATGCTGGCCGGGCTCGGCCTCTCCGAGCTGCACCTCAAACCGATGATCGCCGCCGTGGGCTTCGCCGTGGCCCTCGGCCTGGGCTTCGCCGCCGGCTTCGGCCCCGCCCTGAACGCCTACCGGGCGCGGATCACGGACATGCTGAGGACGGTCTGA
- a CDS encoding ABC transporter ATP-binding protein, with translation MSAEPVSATAPMVDVQHVVKVYHRDSLEIPVLNGIDIRVPEGDFVALMGPSGSGKTTLLNLIAGIDRPTSGKVLVAGTDVAQLSESALAAWRSRNVGFIFQFYNLIPVLSALENVELPLLLTHLPKAERRERALTALKVVGLADRAHHYPRQLSGGQEQRVAIARAIVADPKVLVADEPTGDLDAKSAHEILDLMQSLNRDFKKTIVMVTHDPRAAERAHIQHHLEKGVLRKD, from the coding sequence ATGAGCGCAGAACCGGTCTCGGCGACCGCGCCGATGGTCGACGTGCAGCATGTGGTGAAGGTCTACCACCGGGACAGCCTGGAGATCCCGGTTCTGAACGGAATCGACATCCGCGTGCCGGAGGGAGATTTCGTGGCCCTCATGGGCCCCTCGGGGTCGGGAAAGACCACGCTCCTGAACCTGATCGCGGGCATCGACCGACCCACCTCGGGCAAGGTCCTGGTGGCGGGCACCGACGTGGCCCAGCTCTCGGAGAGCGCGCTCGCCGCCTGGCGCAGCCGCAACGTGGGCTTCATCTTCCAGTTCTACAACCTGATCCCGGTCCTGAGCGCGCTCGAGAACGTGGAGCTTCCCCTGCTCCTGACCCACCTCCCCAAGGCGGAGAGGCGGGAGCGGGCCCTGACCGCGCTCAAGGTGGTGGGGCTGGCCGATCGCGCCCACCACTACCCGCGCCAGCTCTCGGGCGGCCAGGAGCAGAGGGTGGCCATCGCGCGCGCCATCGTGGCCGACCCCAAGGTGCTGGTGGCGGACGAGCCCACCGGAGACTTGGACGCGAAGAGCGCGCACGAGATCCTGGACCTGATGCAGAGCCTGAACCGGGACTTCAAGAAGACGATCGTGATGGTGACCCACGACCCGCGGGCGGCGGAGCGTGCCCATATCCAACACCATCTCGAGAAGGGCGTGCTCAGAAAGGATTGA